The following proteins are encoded in a genomic region of Liolophura sinensis isolate JHLJ2023 chromosome 7, CUHK_Ljap_v2, whole genome shotgun sequence:
- the LOC135471570 gene encoding uncharacterized protein LOC135471570 yields the protein MKARPLANRACLQRSTAPTREMCVFWASTQIQRLKKTLVILFYVYMLSSVVLAVPRPSGPVVSEDMGRQVITFYNKPCIPVDPKLLHQRMGPAFDSERMAMDEESMKRSALKARSSDLTEEEEGNDVNDEDYNEEEDDDEGLVDETESQESVTYYSASDRRWARRYHRSSRVGGIAPRRLLQCQKQTKGAL from the exons ATGAAGGCGCGTCCCCTGGCAAATCGAGCCTGCTTACAACGCTCTACAGCGCCAACGCGTGAGATGTGTGTTTTTTGGGCGAGTACCCAG ATACAGAGATTGAAGAAAACGCTGGTCATTTTATTTTACGTGTACATGCTGAGTTCTGTGGTTCTGGCCGTCCCTCGGCCTTCAGGGCCCGTCGTGTCCGAGGATATGGGCCGACAAGTGATAACATTTTATAACAAACCATGTATTCCTGTAGACCCAAAGCTGCTTCATCAGCGCATGGGCCCAGCCTTCGACTCGGAACGAATGGCAATGGACGAGGAGTCGATGAAACGATCTGCGCTAAAAGCGCGGTCATCAGATCTTACCGAGGAAGAGGAGGGTAATGATGTAAATGATGAGGACTATAATGAGGAAGAGGACGATGACGAGGGACTCGTCGATGAAACAGAATCTCAGGAATCAGTGACTTATTATTCAGCCAGTGATAGACGATGGGCACGCCGGTATCATCGAAGTTCCCGCGTCGGTGGTATCGCCCCAAGGAGACTTTTACAATGTCAGAAACAAACGAAAGGCGCCCTTTGA